The following proteins are co-located in the Corynebacterium kalinowskii genome:
- a CDS encoding RraA family protein, which yields MSTLPNVGTTGLANIVDNSTIMDNGIRPLIDGTPRITGRAFIAQCGPGDNLMMHAAIYRAQPGDIIVCHSGGTDPAVAGGNVCAVAQQRGIAGFVIDGNIRDVDEIRDMGLPVFARGLYPKPGSKKALVPAETVTVGGVEVRTGDIVVADEDGIVVVAAADAEQVFAKAAEKERAESEAGLAAWTADHRAKVLAALEAGGDFEGLPE from the coding sequence ATGAGCACACTCCCCAACGTCGGCACCACAGGGCTGGCCAACATCGTCGACAACTCCACAATCATGGACAACGGGATTCGCCCACTTATCGACGGCACTCCCCGCATCACCGGTCGAGCTTTCATTGCCCAATGCGGGCCAGGCGACAACCTGATGATGCACGCAGCGATTTACCGAGCCCAACCTGGCGACATCATCGTCTGCCACTCCGGAGGAACCGATCCTGCCGTAGCCGGAGGCAATGTCTGCGCCGTAGCCCAGCAGCGCGGCATCGCGGGCTTCGTCATCGACGGCAATATCCGCGATGTCGATGAAATCCGTGACATGGGACTCCCCGTGTTCGCGCGCGGGCTATACCCGAAGCCAGGTTCCAAAAAAGCCCTTGTTCCGGCGGAGACTGTCACAGTTGGTGGCGTCGAAGTCCGCACCGGCGACATCGTTGTCGCCGATGAAGACGGCATCGTGGTCGTTGCTGCTGCTGACGCCGAGCAGGTCTTTGCCAAGGCTGCCGAGAAGGAACGCGCCGAGTCTGAGGCAGGCCTTGCCGCGTGGACCGCGGACCACCGCGCAAAAGTGCTCGCAGCACTCGAAGCTGGTGGCGACTTCGAGGGACTGCCGGAATAG
- a CDS encoding serine hydrolase domain-containing protein, with the protein MLARIFALLLAVVLFPIPLAGAQEGTNIQRYVDQMVASGVPGAAIVVTQGDRILATGSGGELDTNSRVPIASLTKAFTATAVMKLVEDGRVDLDERAAKYLPEFQLDDPRGEFITVRQLLNQSSGITDATLGFNQYQVGNVRTEDAVRQLSRTRLAYDPGSSWDYCNANYWVLQQLIETISGEPLAEFLAQNVLEPLGMTDTGFANTPATLPELAPTYSYAFGRPISLAQPELFYGGAGGMVSTLDDLGIWLRFQHGFIPGVLTSDSLAELHRRQSPLHQYKVGYALGWWSGEPADGGIPRVSHSGSGPGVSTYAGLFPDNIAIGALIDATGPQADRVAADIHGLLVGNDPTNVQLAPPAWPDVCAVLFSFVFALAVLRSAGTPLSASRLRFWLLTMSLTAITTGCFLAPQTVALLMKRQASWGMLWHYSPVFTLVLLSIGTLALLSVASRLIRRFSTTV; encoded by the coding sequence ATGCTGGCACGTATTTTTGCACTTCTTCTCGCCGTAGTGCTTTTCCCAATTCCATTAGCCGGAGCCCAAGAAGGGACAAACATACAACGTTACGTGGACCAGATGGTCGCCAGCGGAGTGCCGGGTGCTGCGATTGTCGTGACTCAGGGGGACCGCATCCTTGCCACAGGCAGTGGTGGCGAGCTCGATACAAACTCACGAGTCCCTATCGCCTCCCTTACCAAGGCTTTCACTGCTACTGCTGTTATGAAGCTGGTTGAAGATGGTCGAGTAGATCTGGATGAACGGGCTGCAAAGTACCTCCCCGAATTTCAGTTGGATGACCCACGAGGTGAATTCATCACTGTCCGCCAACTCCTCAACCAGTCTTCAGGGATCACGGATGCCACGCTGGGATTTAACCAGTACCAGGTGGGAAATGTGCGCACCGAAGACGCAGTACGGCAGCTCTCTCGCACGCGGCTAGCCTATGATCCCGGCAGTTCTTGGGACTACTGCAATGCAAACTATTGGGTGCTGCAGCAACTGATTGAAACGATCTCTGGTGAACCGTTGGCTGAGTTTCTAGCTCAAAACGTGCTTGAACCGCTGGGCATGACCGATACCGGATTCGCTAACACCCCGGCGACTTTGCCAGAGCTAGCCCCCACCTATTCTTATGCGTTTGGCCGCCCGATTTCACTTGCCCAGCCCGAGCTGTTTTATGGTGGCGCCGGCGGCATGGTTTCTACTCTCGACGACCTTGGCATCTGGCTTCGTTTTCAGCATGGCTTCATTCCTGGCGTGTTGACTTCGGATTCTTTAGCAGAACTACACCGTCGGCAAAGTCCGTTGCACCAATACAAGGTCGGTTATGCGCTCGGATGGTGGAGCGGAGAGCCCGCCGATGGCGGCATCCCGCGTGTCTCTCACAGTGGCAGCGGACCGGGCGTAAGTACTTATGCCGGACTCTTTCCGGACAACATCGCTATCGGGGCGCTTATCGACGCCACTGGTCCACAAGCAGACCGCGTAGCAGCTGATATTCACGGGTTACTGGTGGGCAACGACCCCACTAACGTACAACTGGCTCCACCAGCTTGGCCCGATGTCTGTGCAGTGCTATTCAGTTTCGTATTCGCGCTGGCCGTGCTGCGGAGTGCCGGTACACCACTGTCAGCATCGCGACTCCGTTTTTGGCTGCTGACTATGTCATTGACAGCGATCACCACTGGATGTTTCTTGGCTCCGCAAACTGTAGCGCTACTGATGAAACGCCAGGCAAGCTGGGGAATGCTGTGGCACTATTCTCCGGTTTTCACGCTCGTCCTCCTCAGTATTGGCACCCTAGCGCTTCTGAGCGTTGCAAGTAGATTGATTCGACGTTTCTCAACCACGGTCTAA
- a CDS encoding DUF3817 domain-containing protein, giving the protein MTQPQIHPERQARVRKALKFFSTAAFVTGIWLLILVAEMIYKYLILPSPSDAPGWFFYVAQAHGVFYMIYLITTVNLGINARWEPLKWITTALAGTIPFLSFVAEHKRRKEVTAQFQL; this is encoded by the coding sequence ATGACCCAGCCCCAAATCCACCCAGAACGCCAAGCTCGTGTGCGCAAAGCACTGAAGTTCTTCTCCACCGCCGCCTTTGTGACTGGCATTTGGCTGCTCATCTTGGTTGCCGAGATGATTTACAAGTACCTCATCTTGCCGTCACCAAGCGATGCCCCGGGCTGGTTCTTCTACGTGGCCCAAGCACACGGTGTGTTCTACATGATTTATCTGATCACCACCGTGAACCTGGGCATCAATGCACGCTGGGAACCGCTGAAGTGGATCACCACTGCACTCGCGGGCACGATTCCTTTCCTTTCCTTCGTTGCAGAGCATAAGCGTCGCAAGGAAGTAACCGCTCAGTTCCAGCTGTAG
- a CDS encoding TetR/AcrR family transcriptional regulator has protein sequence MAGLRERKKAAAMRNIQSVAIELFREHGFDNVKIEDIATAAETSPSSIYRYFGTKEGLVLHDEFDDSILNTFSQCIHDGRTVAEAASIALERIGHAHFVTERDSTLFRFELWMNHPAIQAAAALHLLKISDQVALLLHETGEYTLPEANFVAAATINGFIAAIRSWQADGATGSAEEYVMNGLQALGRALG, from the coding sequence ATGGCAGGCTTGCGCGAACGCAAAAAGGCAGCAGCAATGCGCAACATTCAAAGCGTGGCAATCGAACTGTTCCGCGAGCACGGCTTTGACAACGTCAAAATCGAAGACATCGCCACTGCTGCCGAAACCTCCCCCTCCAGCATTTACCGCTACTTCGGTACTAAAGAAGGACTTGTCCTCCACGACGAATTCGACGACAGCATCCTGAACACTTTCAGCCAATGCATCCACGATGGACGCACCGTTGCCGAAGCCGCCAGCATCGCCCTCGAAAGAATCGGACACGCGCACTTCGTAACAGAACGCGACAGCACGCTCTTCCGGTTCGAACTATGGATGAACCACCCTGCCATCCAGGCCGCCGCCGCACTCCACCTGCTCAAGATCAGTGACCAGGTAGCACTGCTCCTCCACGAAACCGGCGAATACACCCTCCCCGAAGCCAATTTTGTCGCAGCAGCAACCATCAACGGCTTCATCGCAGCGATCCGCAGTTGGCAAGCCGACGGCGCCACCGGATCCGCGGAGGAGTACGTCATGAATGGCCTTCAGGCCTTGGGCCGGGCGCTAGGGTAG
- a CDS encoding response regulator transcription factor codes for MIRVAIADDDALVRAGIAQLLAHYGDIEVLIEAADGAQLVTAVRASSVDVILLDIRMPRLDGLATLAELRRIGVVAPVAMLTTFRQESLIEAAIAQGAQGFLLKSDSPEDLARQVRGLAAGGAVFSPRVANWLIGSGAVQRIQAKKQARDRMAELTARQREVLAELATGASNHEIADRLHLSEGTVKQYLGTIFGLLGVENRVQAALIGYQAQLP; via the coding sequence ATGATCCGAGTTGCCATCGCGGATGATGATGCCTTGGTGCGCGCCGGGATTGCGCAGCTGCTGGCACATTACGGGGATATTGAGGTCTTGATAGAGGCTGCAGACGGAGCGCAGCTGGTTACAGCAGTTCGTGCGAGCAGTGTGGATGTGATCTTGCTGGACATCAGGATGCCTCGACTGGATGGGCTCGCGACGCTGGCAGAGCTGCGAAGGATCGGGGTAGTGGCGCCGGTGGCAATGCTCACGACCTTCCGGCAGGAATCCCTCATTGAAGCTGCGATTGCTCAAGGTGCGCAGGGATTTTTGCTCAAATCCGATTCTCCAGAGGACTTAGCACGCCAAGTGCGGGGTTTGGCTGCGGGAGGTGCCGTGTTTTCGCCACGCGTCGCCAACTGGCTGATCGGCAGTGGGGCAGTGCAGAGAATTCAAGCTAAGAAGCAGGCGCGGGATCGGATGGCAGAGCTTACGGCTAGGCAGCGTGAAGTGCTGGCTGAACTAGCAACTGGAGCGAGCAATCACGAAATCGCGGATCGGCTGCACCTAAGCGAAGGAACAGTCAAACAATATCTTGGAACAATCTTCGGACTGCTCGGTGTGGAAAACCGGGTCCAAGCTGCCTTGATCGGTTATCAGGCCCAGCTACCCTAG
- a CDS encoding sensor histidine kinase: MRTILPWLAMAACCGLAVGYGSLWWLALIVVFAVVLRVKPGLSGVLFGLIVSAGVGAFTYENSLAAAINSLLWFLGAVAIATGFHTWLHARHLERLELERGWQLAEALSAEQSTAVREALLRDRMSLAGEIHDRIGHRLGHAILRLGTMWQEAAPGTKEAAQLQALRTDLADLLDEIGGLVLLLDDGQSIPPTQVSIGNILEHARRAGTEIQAELEGIDQLDSTGRTVLARVVAEGVANAAKHAPGQAVSLGTSAAGTDLVVNISNRVLDREQVGTGSGLKRVRALVSELGGQCDAAEEGGRFVVQARIPLAQKGIKQ, from the coding sequence ATGCGCACAATACTTCCCTGGCTTGCGATGGCAGCTTGCTGCGGATTGGCCGTCGGTTACGGCTCCCTGTGGTGGCTGGCCTTAATCGTCGTTTTCGCGGTCGTCTTGCGTGTTAAGCCGGGCCTGTCCGGGGTGCTTTTTGGCTTGATTGTTTCTGCAGGCGTCGGTGCGTTTACGTATGAAAACTCCCTGGCTGCAGCGATCAATTCTTTGCTTTGGTTTTTGGGGGCAGTGGCGATTGCAACCGGATTCCACACGTGGCTGCACGCTCGCCACTTGGAGCGCTTAGAACTCGAACGAGGTTGGCAATTGGCTGAGGCCTTGTCAGCCGAACAAAGTACTGCGGTCCGGGAGGCGCTACTGCGAGACCGCATGTCCTTGGCGGGTGAGATTCATGATCGAATAGGGCACCGGCTCGGGCATGCGATCTTGCGATTAGGCACAATGTGGCAAGAAGCAGCGCCGGGTACGAAGGAGGCTGCTCAACTGCAAGCACTGCGCACCGACTTGGCAGACCTTTTGGATGAAATCGGTGGGCTGGTGCTGCTTCTCGACGACGGGCAGTCCATTCCACCAACCCAAGTCAGCATCGGGAATATTCTCGAACACGCTCGGCGCGCAGGAACTGAGATTCAGGCGGAACTTGAGGGCATCGATCAGCTCGATTCCACGGGTCGCACGGTGTTGGCGCGTGTGGTGGCTGAGGGCGTCGCAAATGCGGCGAAGCACGCGCCGGGCCAGGCTGTTTCGCTCGGCACTTCAGCTGCGGGAACCGATTTGGTTGTCAACATTAGCAATCGTGTGCTGGATCGAGAACAGGTCGGTACTGGCTCTGGATTGAAGCGAGTTCGCGCGCTCGTGTCTGAGCTGGGTGGCCAGTGTGATGCTGCCGAGGAGGGTGGTAGGTTCGTCGTTCAAGCCCGCATTCCGCTCGCTCAGAAGGGGATCAAACAATGA
- a CDS encoding ABC transporter ATP-binding protein — MRQSLSNDTDSPIVAEGITKKFGRVTALDGLNLHVKTGEVHGFLGPNGAGKSTTIRAILGQLRLDQGHLRLFGGDPWLDAAELHKRVAYVPGDTALWPSLSGGECIDLIGGLQGSLDPRRRAELIDRFELDPRRKAGSYSKGNRQKVALVAALATQAELLLLDEPTSGLDPVMEQRFIDTVREAKAEGRTVLLSSHIMSEVEQLCDRVTIIRAGKDIVSDSLDALRAQATVRIEARWPGKGLVRRDVAPTDVVATVSRLAEQKPADLTVTPASLDELFWRHYEETSR, encoded by the coding sequence ATGCGACAGTCACTATCAAATGACACCGACTCCCCGATTGTGGCCGAGGGGATAACTAAAAAATTCGGCCGTGTCACTGCACTGGATGGCCTAAACCTGCATGTCAAAACCGGAGAGGTCCACGGATTCCTGGGGCCCAATGGAGCGGGAAAATCCACCACCATCCGGGCCATCCTGGGTCAGCTCCGGCTCGACCAAGGACACCTGCGGCTATTTGGTGGTGATCCCTGGCTTGACGCGGCGGAACTGCATAAACGGGTTGCCTATGTGCCGGGGGATACGGCACTGTGGCCGTCGTTAAGCGGAGGCGAATGCATCGACCTCATCGGTGGCTTGCAAGGCAGCCTGGATCCACGGCGACGCGCCGAGCTGATCGATCGCTTCGAACTAGATCCGCGACGCAAGGCAGGTAGCTACTCCAAGGGAAATCGGCAGAAGGTTGCGCTGGTGGCGGCGCTGGCAACGCAGGCTGAGTTGCTGCTTCTGGACGAGCCGACCTCCGGGCTGGATCCAGTCATGGAGCAGCGCTTCATTGACACGGTTCGGGAGGCGAAAGCGGAAGGGCGCACCGTGCTGCTCTCCAGCCATATCATGTCCGAGGTGGAACAACTCTGCGACCGAGTCACCATCATCCGTGCAGGTAAAGACATCGTTTCGGATTCGCTGGATGCGTTGCGGGCGCAGGCGACAGTCCGCATTGAAGCGAGGTGGCCGGGTAAAGGTCTGGTGCGGCGAGATGTTGCGCCGACGGATGTCGTCGCTACCGTATCTCGACTCGCCGAGCAGAAGCCGGCGGATCTCACCGTCACGCCCGCCAGCTTGGACGAGTTGTTCTGGCGCCACTACGAGGAGACCTCCCGATGA